The Stigmatella ashevillena genomic sequence ACGCTTGGACTTCGAGTTGGGCTTTGGCCGTTCAGCGAAAAGGCCCATCCTCGCGCCTGCCACGATGCGGCTGCTGTTAAGAGGCGACTCAGCGATCGACTGGTGTCGGAACGGCAGGTGCTGGCCGAGCGAGCGACGCAACAACGCGACCAGCGACATTTATTTTGAGCAGTTTGACGATTTCCATCCCGACCGCCTGTACGCGCACCTGACCTTGTTCCAGGCCTTAAGTGAAACTCGCACGGGGCCGTCAATGCCGCAGAACGGGCTGCTGAATCAACGGCTAGGCCAAGCAGCAGCGTCGGCGGTTGTTGTCGCGCCGACCTTGGCCGGCGGCGTCGATGCGCTGGTACACAGCATCTTTGAGCCGCATAGTGTCACCCGAGACGACGAGCCGGAATTGCAGGCCTGCGCTGAATTCCACCTTGACGAACCGGCGGCGCAAGCGATGCATGAAGCCGACATGACGCCGCTGCTGAGCCATCGCAATGCCGCGACCGTGCTGCGCCTGCAGTCGGTGGCCAGACCGGCTCGCGCACTGTCAGGCTTGACCGGCAGCGGTGCTGGGGGCGCACTCGCATGAGTTTGAAGATCTCGCGCGAGCAGATGCAGGCGATGGTACAGAACAGCGAGGCGATGTTCTTGACCGCGTTGGAGCGGCTGGTTCGCAGCGAGCATGCCGCGGTGGTGGCCGACCTTCCGGCTGAGCTGCTGCAAAAGATGTTGCGGCAGGCCTGCGTGGTGGCCAAACACTACGGCATGGCCGACCCGCCCGACATCGCTGGGTTCGTGATGCTGATGTTCGAGTTTGGCCCTCAGTTTCATGAGCACCCGGCGATTCATGCTGTGCTCACCGAGACGACGCGGCCCGCTCATCAGCGGCTGCAGGCCGTCGCTAGGAACACGGCCGAGCCGGTGTGGCGCGCGGTTGAAGCGACGCTGCACAAGCAGCGCTGGTTCGAAGGGGACTGAACTTCATGGGAGCCAGTCTCAACAGCCCGCAGGTCAAACAACAGCTCGATGAAATTCAGGCCGATGCCAAGGCGGCGAGCCGTGAGTTGCAACTCGACATCGCGCAAGCGGCGCTCGATGCCGCCGGCCTGGTCGACCCGACACCGATTAGCGATGCCGCAGGCGCGGTGCTCAGCGCCGCCCGCGGCGACTGGTTCGGCGCCGGCATGTCGCTGGTCTCGATGATTCCCTATGCCGGAGATGCAATCGGCAAGACGGCCAAGGGCGCCAAGCTGATCGCCAAGATGGCCAAGCTGAAGGAGCGCATCGCCGACAACCTCGTGCGAGGCAAGCAGGTCGTCACCAATGCGCTGAAGCGAGACGCTGCCTCGATACGCGCGAAAAAAGCTCTGGACAAATCGGAGCGCATCGAGGATGGCTTGGTCAACGGCTGCCCAGTCG encodes the following:
- a CDS encoding HNH endonuclease → MGASLNSPQVKQQLDEIQADAKAASRELQLDIAQAALDAAGLVDPTPISDAAGAVLSAARGDWFGAGMSLVSMIPYAGDAIGKTAKGAKLIAKMAKLKERIADNLVRGKQVVTNALKRDAASIRAKKALDKSERIEDGLVNGCPVGGNRFGTQSPRNGWAGERGDSKWNPATSGMDADRLKSIESVTGGKPISFKEGYPDFSDYTHQLTDAAGNKLPARVEIPMKGDNGVDFPAARQAMAERLGVDKFTEPRGYTWHHHPDGVTMELIPSPLHNNVPHSGGAALARDPGY